The DNA segment AAATGGTTTACCACCGAGAATACTTTAGAGCTGAACAAAAAAATCAATATGAATTTAAAAGATGGTCCATTCAAAACGCTATCTGGATATTGGTTATTAACGCCGTTAAGTGATGAAGCGTGTAAAGTTGAGCTCGTATTAGATTATGAATTTTCAAATAAACTGATAGAGATGGCTTTTGGACGTATATTTGATAGTCTAACCAACAACATGGTGTCAGCTTTTACCAATAGAGCTAAAGAGGTTTATTAGAATGTCAGTTGAACAAATTGCGATAGAGCTTGTATATGGCCTGCCTAAACAGCAAACATTGTTATCGTTACAGATCGATGCACAATCTACGGTAGAGCAAGCTATTGCAGAGTCAGGTATTTGTCAAAAGTATGAAGAAATCGATTTAGCCATTAACAAAGTTGGTATCTGGAATAGAGCTGTAAAGCTAGGTCAAATAGTTGAAGATGGCGATAGAATAGAGATATATCGTCCACTTATTGCTGATCCAAAAGAAGTTCGTAAACGTCGAGCTGAAAAAGCTAAAGAAGAAGGGCGCGCTGATTTGGTTACTGGTGGTAGGGTTAACCCTCAACGCTCAAAAACAAAAGATTAAATTGTTAATTGAATAACGGAATTAAAAAAATAGGTTAACAAGCCTAGTAGTTTTACATTCTTGATCTATATTTTCATTTTCATCTTGAGCAAATACACTATCTACCAGTGCCATGAAGTACTGAATTTTATCTTGAGCTCGCATAGCCATAGCAAAAACACTGTTTGATGTTTTTACTGGGTGTGAACTATATGCAGAAAAATTATCTACTACCACTAATTGCGCTAATGGTTTATTCATTATTGCGTCGTAAGCATTAAAGTAGCTGCCGGTAACTGTCTTTATAGTTACATGCATATCTTTAGTGAAGTTTACTTTACTGTCTTCAACGGCTTGAGCAGACATTGGTAATCCAATACCTATTAATGCCGCTAATAAAAAACTCTTAATGTTAATATTCGTCTTCATTGTTCCCACCCCATTTGAGTCACATCTGAATTAGAAAGGTAAAATATTTTTGCTAAGTGTAACTTATGTTAACTAAATGTTAAAAGATAGTGCTATTAGACAAATTGCTGTATTTATACGATGAATGGCTATTAATCATTATTTCTTGCTTTTTTATTTAACATTGCTTCGCAACGTCATCCACTAAGTGTCTGAACCATATATGGCTAGGCTCATGATGCAGTAATGGTGACCAAATCATTTTTAATTCAATATCGGGTATAGCAAATGGTGCATCTAAAATAGCATAACCTGCATTTTCGTTATGGATCATTGCTGCCTTTTTGGGCAAGGTAGCAATAATTTGATCGTCATGTGCTAATTGCATAGCCACATGATAATTACGAGTAAATATTTTTATGTCTCGTTGTTTGCCAATACTTGCAAGTGCTTCATCTACCCAGCCAAGTTTTTGTACATCTTTCGGGTTCATGCCCAAGCCAACTCCAAATCCTGTTTTAGAAACCCAAACGTGTTTGCTAGCCAGGTAACTGTTTAAATCAAAGTTTTCTAAAATGGGGTTTGAGCTTCTTGTTAAGCATGAAAAACCATCACGCCAAAGTACTTTTTGATGGAATGATTGTGGTAATTGATCAAATAAATTAATCGCCATATCTATTTTTCCATCTTCAACGTCATGAAACGTTACATCGCTGGGAGTCATGATATCTATAGTAATGTTTGGCGCTATTTTATTAATATGTTCTAACAGCTTTGGAAGTAGGGTAGATGCAGCATAGTCACTGGCCATTAACCTAAAAACCCGTCTACTACTTAATGGCTCAAAATCTTCAACCGTTTGTAATGCTTCCTTGGTTTCTAATAAAATTTTACGAATTTTAGGTGCTAAAGAGTTCGCTCTTTCGGTTGCAACCATACCATCGGATGTTCTAACTAAAACCGGGTCGCTTAATAAATTTCTGAGGCGCTTTAAGCTGTTGCTCATTGCTGGTTGGGTAATACCAAGGTGATTAGCTGCTTTAGTGACGTTCTTTTCACGTAGAAGCATATCGAAAGCGACGAGTAGATTTAGATCTATTTTTGTAATATTCATGAAATTAATACACAGATAAAAAGTATAAATTACATGAATTACTGCGTGTTTGCTAGAGGTGAACGTATTACTTGCTTAAAAAAGTGAGCTGTATATGCGGTATTAAGCCCGAATTCACGGGCTTTATTAGAAACTTTTAAATACTGTAAACCAACGTAAGTGAGGTTTCTGTACGAGTATTGGAAATGTCATCTTCAACTTCTGTATTGTGATCTACCGAAAAGGCAAACTTTAATGCTAACGATTCAATTAGTTTAGTTGTGATGGAACTTTCAGAGCGGTATTTACTATTCTCCCCTGATTTTGGGGTATATTCAGCAGAAAGTACCTGCTTGAACTGCATAGTATCAAAAAAACTACGCTCATAGGTTGCAGCTGCACGTATTATGATTGCTTTTTCAGTTTCATTGTTATGATCATCCGTCTCGGCTATTTCATCAACTTTAAAACCAGGACCCACCTCAGCATCAAAAAAGGCTGTATCAGATTCATACCAACGACGACCCCAACCTGCGGCAGTTGAAGCTTGATAGTCAAAACCGTTAAAGCGGTCTGTTTTATATGAGCCATAACCAAACAGGTAATTTTTTCCACCTTCTTCTAAGGTGTAGTTACTTTGTAGTGAACTACCCCATTTTTGATCTGTTGTTTCATAGCGTTTCTCACCATCTTCATCTTCAGATTCTGATTTACGACCAAAAAATTCCATTTTCCAATTAGTTCGCATCTTACCAACTTCATGGTTCAAATCAGACTTTACAATACCAATGGCATAATCGTTATCACCAGTATTGAAAAATGCGCCAACTTCTACAGCACCGCTTATCGACGACGGAGTGATATCACATTCAGGAAACCCGATAAATTCTTCAGGAGGCACTTCATCGGTGAAATGATAACAGTCGGGTTTATCTTCTTCATATAATGAAGAAACAATAGCGTCTATCGCTTCTGCGTTACTAGATTGAACAGAAGATTCATCTTGAGCAATAGCTGAAAATGTAACGCCAGTGAATAATGAGAGGAGCAGAATATTTTTCATTTTATAAATAGATAAAGTTTTTTAACTCTATTCTTTCTTTAAGTTATTTTTATATTAAAAGTTTTAGCCAGAGCATTATAACGAAGTTGACAAATCAGACCAGTAATTTTCAATAGAAAAGGCAATAAAAAAAGGACCCTTAGGCCCTTTTTAATAAAACAGACAGTTAACTAGCTGATTTATTTGATTAACGCGTTTAACTCGCCGTTAATGTATCGGTTATACATGGTGTCTAAAGACACACATTTAATTTTGCTTGCATTACCAGCAGTATTAAATGCTTCATAACGAGCTTTAACAATATCGTACATAGCGTCAGTAGTTACTTGTAAGAATTTACGAGGGTCAAATTCAGATGGGTTATGCGCTAAAAAGCGTCGCACAGCACCTGTAGAAGCAAGACGTAAGTCAGTATCTATGTTTACTTTACGAACACCGTTTTTGATGCCTTCTTGAATTTGTTCAACCGGCACACCATAAGTTTCAGGGATGTTACCGCCATATTCGTTAATTACAGCTAACCATTCTTGTGGAACAGAAGAAGAGCCATGCATTACTAAGTGAGTATTAGGAATACGTGCGTGGATAGCTTTAATACGATCAATAGATAAAATGTCACTTGTTGGTGGACGAGTAAACTTGTATGCACCGTGTGAAGTACCACAAGCGATAGCTAATGCATCTACTTGTGTTTTTTGAACGAAATCAGCCGCTTCTTCTGGATCTGTTAGCATTTGCTCAGCAGTTAATACGCCTTCTGCACCAATGCCATCTTCTTCACCCGCCATGCCGGTTTCTAATGAACCTAAACAGCCAAGTTCACCTTCAACACTAACACCACAAGCGTGAGCCATTTCAACTGTTCTGCGAGTTACGTCTACGTTATATTCATAAGATGAAGGTGTTTTACCGTCTTCACCTAGTGAGCCATCCATCATTACTGATGAAAAACCAAGCTGAATTGAACGCTGACATACTGCCGGCGATGTACCGTGATCTTGGTGCATAACAACTGGGATTTCTGGAAACTCTTCAGTAGCAGCAAGAATAAGGTGACGTAAAAAAGGTGCACCTGCATATTTGCGAGCACCAGCTGACGCTTGTAAAATTACCGGGCTGTCAGTATCGCGAGCGGCAAGCATGATAGCACGTACTTGCTCAAGGTTGTTTACGTTAAACGCAGGAATACCATAGTCAAACTCTGCTGCATGGTCTAGCATTTGACGCATCGAAATTAAAGCCATTACCAACACTCCTTTTGTGTGTAATATAAGCGGTTAACACCACTTTTAGTATAGATTAAAGTTAAAAAAATATATTTTATTCTGTTTAATAGAGCGCGTTTATTGAGCTGCACGTTCTTCTAAAATGGCAACTGCAGGTAATTTCTTACCTTCTAAAAACTCTAAGAAAGCTCCACCACCTGTTGAGATGTAAGAAACTTTGTCAGCAATATCGTATTTATCTACTGCCGCTAATGTATCACCGCCACCAGCAATCGAGAATGCACTTGAGTTAGCAATGGCTTGAGCGATGGCTTTAGTACCTTCACCAAACTGGTCAAACTCAAACACACCTACAGGGCCATTCCAAACGATAGTTCCGGCATTTTCAATAATTGTTGCCAGAGCTTTGGCAGAGTCAGGGCCGATATCAAAAATCATTTCGTCATCAGCAACTTCTGCAACTGGTTTTAATGTCGCAGTTGCACTTTCGGCAAACTCTTTGGCTACAACAACGTCAGTTGGCACCGGAATATCACCATTATTTGCTTTAGCGTCGGCGGTTAAGCGATTTGCTTCATCAATTAAGTCAGCTTCATATAATGATTTACCTACTTGATGGCCATGTGCTGCAATAAATGTGTTGGCAATACCACCGCCAACAACAAGTTGATCAACTACAGTCGCTAGAGATTCTAGTACGGTAAGTTTAGTCGAAACTTTTGAACCACCAACAATTGCCACTAATGGGCGAGCAGGGTTATCAAGTGCTTTACCTAATGCTTCTAATTCACCAGCAAGCAAAGGACCTGCACACGCTATTGGTGCAAACTTGGCAACGCCATGAGTACTTGCTTGTGCACGATGTGCTGTACCAAATGCATCCATTACATAAACATCACAAAGGGCAGCAAGCTTTTCTGATAACTGTTCACAGTTTTTCTTTTCGCCTTTATTAAAACGAATGTTTTCAAAAATCACTAATTCACCAGCCGCGACTTCTACACCGTCTAGGTATTCACTAACTAGCTTAACTGGTTGAGCAAGTGCTTCTGCTAAATAGTCAGCAACCACTTGCATCGAAAACTCACTATTAAACTCACCTTCAGTTGGTCTTCCTAAATGTGACATTACCATTACTTTAGCGCCGGCTTGTAAAGCTAGTTTTAATGTAGGTAATGCAGCTCTTAGGCGAGCATCTGAAGTGATTTTACCGTCTTTTACCGGTACGTTTAAATCTTCGCGTATTAAAACTCGTTTATTCGCAAGTTCAAGATCGGTCATTTTAATGACTGACATAGTAAGTCTCCGTTGGATAATATTTAATCGTTAAATTTTTTAAAGTAATGTTCATCTGCTCTATCTGAAACATGTTACGGCGCCTGATGCATGCTTAGAGCGGTATCTAGCATACGATTGGCAAATCCCCATTCGTTGTCACACCAAACTAACAGTTTTACTAAGCGCTTATGACTTACCCGTGTTGAATTGCCATCAACAATTGAAGAATGTGGGTCATGATTAAAGTCACTGGACACTAAAGGCTCAGTAGTAAAGCCTAATATTCCTGCCAAGTTACCCTGTTGGCCATTTACAATCGCGTCGTTTACAGAGTTTATGTCTACATCAGTATCCAGTGTTACACTCAGGTCCATAGCAGTCACATTAATTGTTGGTACGCGTACGGCAATTGCTTCGAACCGACCTGAAAATTTAGGTAATATTCGCTCAATACCGACGGATAATTTAGTATCCACCGGGATAATCGACTGGCTTGCAGCTCGCGACAGCCTTAAATCATCATGATACGCATCAATTACTTGTTGATCATGCATAGAAGAATGAATGGTTGTAATAGTGCCACTTTCAACGCCGAATGCCTGATCGAGTACTTGAATGACAGGTACAATACAGTTTGTTGTACATGAACCATTAGAAACAATAACGTCTGATGATGTTAATTGTTCATCGTTAATACCATAAATAATGGTTTTATCTACGTCTGTTAATGCTGGCTGCGAGTAGAGAACTTGTTTAGCACCTTGCTTAATGTGTTTTAAAGCATGCTCTTTACTGTGATAAATACCCGTACAATCTAAAACAATATCTACGTCTAGTTGTTGCCAAGGTAAATCATCAATTTCTTTATGATGGAATAATGCAATTTCATCACCCGCAACATTTAACTGGTTGTTTTCATAACTAACAGAATAAGCAAAGCGGCCATGATTGGTGTCATATTTTAATAAATGGGCAATTCCCTCAGGTTTTGCTAATTCATTAATGGCAACAATTTGAAACTGATCGTTGCGACCGGTTTCATAAAGCGCTCGTAAAATACTTCGGCCAATGCGGCCAAAGCCATTTATTGCTATTTTTATTGTCATGATAGTTAATTAATATGTTAAAAAGGCCGATTATAATACCGGCCTTTTTATCGTTATCCTAATAACTCTTTTGCAGTGTTAATTACGTTTTCTACGGTAAAGCCAAATAATTCAAATAGCTCATTTGCAGGAGCTGATTCACCAAACGTTTTCATACCGATAATACGACCATCAAAACCAACATATTTATGCCAGTAATCTTCAATACCAGCTTCTATGGCAATACGAGCTCTAACGTCATTTGGAAGTACAGATTGACGATACGCTTCATCTTGTGCTTCAAACGCTTCAGTACAAGGAATAGATACCACACGAATGTTTTTACCTGATAACTCTTTGCTTGCCGCCATTGCTAATTCAACTTCAGAGCCAGTAGCAATTAAGATCAAATCTGGTGTGCCGGCACAGTCTTTTAGAATATAACCACCACGAGCGATATTAGCTAACTGCTCAGTTGAGCGTTCTTGTTGTTGTAAATTTTGACGGGTAAAGGTTAATGTTGTTGGACCATCAACACGTTCAATTGCCATCTTCCAAGCAACTGCTGACTCAACTGCATCACATGGACGCCAGTTGTACAGGTTTGGTGTCATACGTAAGCTGGCAATTTGTTCTACTGGCTGATGCGTAGGGCCATCTTCACCTAACCCGATAGAGTCATGTGTATAAACAAAAATACTGCGTTGTTTCATTAATGCGGCCATACGAACAGCGTTACGCGCGTATTCAACAAACATTAAGAATGTTGCGCCGTAAGGGATGAAGCTGCCGTGTAAGGCAATACCGTTCATAATCGCAGACATACCAAATTCACGTACGCCGTAGAATAAGTAGTTACCGCTTGCGTCATCTGCTTCAATGCCTTTTGAGCCTGACCATAACGTAAGGTTAGAGCCAGCTAGATCGGCAGAGCCACCAATAAATTCAGGTAAAATAGGACCATAGCTATTTAAGCAGTTTTGGCTAGCTTTACGGGTAGCAACGTTTGCAGGGTTATTTTGTAAGTCTTGAATATAGTTGTTGGTATATTCTTGCCAGTTTTCAGGTAATTGGCCAGAAGATCTACGTTCAAATTCAGCAGCCAGCTCAGGGTGTGCGGCTTTGTAGCCAGCAAATAACTCATGCCATGCAGCTTCTGCACTTGCACCCTTTTCTTGACCATTCCATGCATCATTAATGTCTTGTGGAATAACAAAAGGAGCGTGTTCCCAGTTCAAGAACTCACGAGTTGCTTTAATTTCGTCATCGCCTAATGGAGCGCCGTGACAATCATGGCTACCACTTTTATTTGGTGAGCCATAACCGATAATAGTTTTACAACAAATTAATGTTGGTTTGTTTGATTCAGCTTTCGCTTCAACAATTGCAGCAAGAATTTCTTCAGGATTGTGACCATCTACTGAAAGAACTTGCCAGCCGTATGCTTTAAATCGTGCTGGAGTATCATCTGAAAACCAACCTTCAACTTCACCGTCAATTGAAATGCCATTGTCATCCCAAAATGCAATAAGTTTGCCTAATCCTAAAGTACCCGCTAAAGAACATGCTTCATGAGAGATACCTTCCATTAAACAACCATCACCCATAAAGGTATAAGTGTGGTGGTCAACAATTTCAAAGTTATCTTGGTTAAATTGTGCCGCTAATGTTTTCTCTGCGATTGCAAAGCCTACAGCGTTAGTAATACCTTGGCCTAATGGGCCGGTAGTTGTTTCAACACCAGGTGTGTAACCATATTCTGGGTGACCTGGAGTTTTTGAATGTAATTGACGGAAGTCTTTTAAGTCATCAATTGATACATCATAGCCAGTTAAGTGCAGTAATGAATATATAAGCATAGAGCCATGGCCGTTAGACAAAATGAAACGGTCACGATCAACCCAGTTAGGATTGTTAGGATTGTGCTTAAGGTGATCACACCATAAAGCTTGGGCAATATCTGCCATACCCATTGGGGCACCAGGGTGTCCAGATTTTGCTTTTTGGACAGCATCCATACTTAAAACTCGAATTGCATTGGCCTGATCTTGACGCGATGGCATAAGTGCTCCACTTAAATAAATTTTAGGTTAAAAAAAACACGCGTATTTTCGCCTACACAGAGCTTTGGTGCAATCAAAAATAGGGCTTTTTTATGTAAAGTTTACGATTAATGCTAAAAAGCAATAAAAGTTGTTTTTAAAGGGGGCTTATGTTTTTGTGGAAATGCTATAAAAATCAGCCCTTTAATTGGTTTTTGATAAGGAAGGGGAATATTTGTTCCTCCTCTGAAAACTTTCAGTTTCACTTCTATTTTTACGTGATGGTTTTAATTAAACTCTTTTTGAATTTATGTGCAATAAAAGTTCATAATTAAAAAAATTAAAAAAAATAAAATTGAATAAATATTTTGTAAGCTATTGTTTTTATATTGTTTAATTGTTTTTGTTTATGTTTTTAGTTAAAGCTTGAGAAAATTGAGTCTATATTTATGTAAAAACACCTTGTTTGTATTGTTTAAAACATATACATTATTTTGTATCAATTATGTAACACGATTGATAAACAACAATAATAATAACTACAAATATTCAGGCTAAAGTCATGAACAAAACGTCTATGAGGGAGGTAAAACTTAGTACTGTATTTATTGCGGTGTTAGTTTTAGGCATATCAGCTGGTTTTTCCAGTTCGAATGCAGCTCAAGACATGGAAGTTAGTGAAATTATAAAAGAAGAAAAATAATAAGTAATTATTACAGCTTCATTAAAAGCCTCGCCATGCGAGGTTTTTTTTTGCATCAAGGACGATGGAATGCCAACTTGCCATGAATGGCAGTTAAGTTGGATCAACCCATGAGTGTGCATCGTTAATTATTGAAATGGCGTCCCTGAGACGATTCGAACGTCCGACCTAGCGCTTAGGAGGCGCTTGCTCTATCCAGCTGAGCTACAGAGACACTTTTTTTGTGTTTACAACTCTTCCAAAATACATCATCTATTAAATGTCTGTAAATAGGCAAGTGGCAATAATCGGCAATTTTGTATCAAAATCACAAATTTAAGCGGCAATGCTATGCCGCTCAAAACACTTTCTGTATAAAAAAAGAACAGTATGTTTTTTAGTAGCTTTTTATATTCTGAAATAACTCAATTTATATTTTAATAAATATGCTTTTTAGCCAGCTAAAAAGTACTAATCAATCACTTTTGTATAAAAACTATGCAGCTAATTTTGTATTTGTTTTTAATTAATACAATCATGGCTTTGTGGCATAATTTTTGTATGAATTTTGATATACGTTTGCTTACTATTTAGCTTTGTGCCATTGTCGGAGAGTAGTTAGCGAAGTTATGGCTATTAAACTCTATATTGAGACTAATAATAATTGTCATTTTATGACGAGCTTGGAACTTTTTAGTGGAAGATAAACAAAGTGACCACATGGCAGGAAGCCAGAATTTGTTGAATAAAAGTCAGCAGAGTGATTCTGTAGCCAAACAGGCTACCATAGAGTTGCAGGACTTCTTCGCCAATATTATCCCTGAGCCAATCGATACTACCGTTAAGCACGACATGGATACTGATGAAGTATTCTCCCAGTTACTTGCATCATCAATTAGTCAAAGTATTGATGAGTATAACGATAAGCTGCACAGCAACCCACAAATTAATTCCTCAAGTAAAGCCTTACAAGCCAGCTCTCTGATAGGGCGAAGCGTTCTTGTTGAAGATGGTCATTTTTATATTGAGTATGGTGAATTTGCCACCGGACGTTTACAAATTAAATCCAAAGCCCATCATATTTTTGTTTATGTTGAAAACGAACAAGGCGATATTGTTCGTATAATTCCATTAGGTGACGATTTAATTGGTGATGTAAGTTTTACCTGGAACGGAATAACTCGTACAGGCTCTGTTGCCCCTGAGGGGGAATATCGTTTTATTGTTTCTTGCATCAGCAAAGGTAAGGTTGTTGAGCTTAAAGCGATGACATATAACAAAATAATTCGTGTTACCTTTGACCATACCAGTGATGACGTATGGTTATACTTTGAAAATGATCAAACGATGAATCTTGCTAATGTTGTTGAGATTTTAAAAGAATAAAAAATAGTTACATTATTGTTAAATAGCATAAAAAAATTAATGCTGTTGCTGACTAGAAAATTACCCTATGATGGATAGGTTAGCTAAGTTAGCGCAGGTTTATAAAGCAAACTGAATTAAGCGATAATACTTAATTCAAAAGGGAATGCTTTTTTTAAAAGATTAGATGCTTAGTTAAGTTGGAGAGGTAGAATATGAGCTTGACTCGTGGAGATAATAACAACGAATCCACATCGTCGACAGTCTCAGAGCATGCGGAGAAGAAGTT comes from the Thalassotalea nanhaiensis genome and includes:
- a CDS encoding type II toxin-antitoxin system RatA family toxin, coding for MPAINRHALVMYSAADMYKLINDVVSYPKFLPGCSDSKLISQTDDKMTASLLVSKGGVKKWFTTENTLELNKKINMNLKDGPFKTLSGYWLLTPLSDEACKVELVLDYEFSNKLIEMAFGRIFDSLTNNMVSAFTNRAKEVY
- a CDS encoding RnfH family protein, which codes for MSVEQIAIELVYGLPKQQTLLSLQIDAQSTVEQAIAESGICQKYEEIDLAINKVGIWNRAVKLGQIVEDGDRIEIYRPLIADPKEVRKRRAEKAKEEGRADLVTGGRVNPQRSKTKD
- a CDS encoding LysR family transcriptional regulator, giving the protein MNITKIDLNLLVAFDMLLREKNVTKAANHLGITQPAMSNSLKRLRNLLSDPVLVRTSDGMVATERANSLAPKIRKILLETKEALQTVEDFEPLSSRRVFRLMASDYAASTLLPKLLEHINKIAPNITIDIMTPSDVTFHDVEDGKIDMAINLFDQLPQSFHQKVLWRDGFSCLTRSSNPILENFDLNSYLASKHVWVSKTGFGVGLGMNPKDVQKLGWVDEALASIGKQRDIKIFTRNYHVAMQLAHDDQIIATLPKKAAMIHNENAGYAILDAPFAIPDIELKMIWSPLLHHEPSHIWFRHLVDDVAKQC
- a CDS encoding DUF481 domain-containing protein, whose amino-acid sequence is MKNILLLSLFTGVTFSAIAQDESSVQSSNAEAIDAIVSSLYEEDKPDCYHFTDEVPPEEFIGFPECDITPSSISGAVEVGAFFNTGDNDYAIGIVKSDLNHEVGKMRTNWKMEFFGRKSESEDEDGEKRYETTDQKWGSSLQSNYTLEEGGKNYLFGYGSYKTDRFNGFDYQASTAAGWGRRWYESDTAFFDAEVGPGFKVDEIAETDDHNNETEKAIIIRAAATYERSFFDTMQFKQVLSAEYTPKSGENSKYRSESSITTKLIESLALKFAFSVDHNTEVEDDISNTRTETSLTLVYSI
- the fba gene encoding class II fructose-bisphosphate aldolase (catalyzes the reversible aldol condensation of dihydroxyacetonephosphate and glyceraldehyde 3-phosphate in the Calvin cycle, glycolysis, and/or gluconeogenesis) is translated as MALISMRQMLDHAAEFDYGIPAFNVNNLEQVRAIMLAARDTDSPVILQASAGARKYAGAPFLRHLILAATEEFPEIPVVMHQDHGTSPAVCQRSIQLGFSSVMMDGSLGEDGKTPSSYEYNVDVTRRTVEMAHACGVSVEGELGCLGSLETGMAGEEDGIGAEGVLTAEQMLTDPEEAADFVQKTQVDALAIACGTSHGAYKFTRPPTSDILSIDRIKAIHARIPNTHLVMHGSSSVPQEWLAVINEYGGNIPETYGVPVEQIQEGIKNGVRKVNIDTDLRLASTGAVRRFLAHNPSEFDPRKFLQVTTDAMYDIVKARYEAFNTAGNASKIKCVSLDTMYNRYINGELNALIK
- a CDS encoding phosphoglycerate kinase, yielding MSVIKMTDLELANKRVLIREDLNVPVKDGKITSDARLRAALPTLKLALQAGAKVMVMSHLGRPTEGEFNSEFSMQVVADYLAEALAQPVKLVSEYLDGVEVAAGELVIFENIRFNKGEKKNCEQLSEKLAALCDVYVMDAFGTAHRAQASTHGVAKFAPIACAGPLLAGELEALGKALDNPARPLVAIVGGSKVSTKLTVLESLATVVDQLVVGGGIANTFIAAHGHQVGKSLYEADLIDEANRLTADAKANNGDIPVPTDVVVAKEFAESATATLKPVAEVADDEMIFDIGPDSAKALATIIENAGTIVWNGPVGVFEFDQFGEGTKAIAQAIANSSAFSIAGGGDTLAAVDKYDIADKVSYISTGGGAFLEFLEGKKLPAVAILEERAAQ
- the epd gene encoding erythrose-4-phosphate dehydrogenase, whose product is MTIKIAINGFGRIGRSILRALYETGRNDQFQIVAINELAKPEGIAHLLKYDTNHGRFAYSVSYENNQLNVAGDEIALFHHKEIDDLPWQQLDVDIVLDCTGIYHSKEHALKHIKQGAKQVLYSQPALTDVDKTIIYGINDEQLTSSDVIVSNGSCTTNCIVPVIQVLDQAFGVESGTITTIHSSMHDQQVIDAYHDDLRLSRAASQSIIPVDTKLSVGIERILPKFSGRFEAIAVRVPTINVTAMDLSVTLDTDVDINSVNDAIVNGQQGNLAGILGFTTEPLVSSDFNHDPHSSIVDGNSTRVSHKRLVKLLVWCDNEWGFANRMLDTALSMHQAP
- the tkt gene encoding transketolase, with product MPSRQDQANAIRVLSMDAVQKAKSGHPGAPMGMADIAQALWCDHLKHNPNNPNWVDRDRFILSNGHGSMLIYSLLHLTGYDVSIDDLKDFRQLHSKTPGHPEYGYTPGVETTTGPLGQGITNAVGFAIAEKTLAAQFNQDNFEIVDHHTYTFMGDGCLMEGISHEACSLAGTLGLGKLIAFWDDNGISIDGEVEGWFSDDTPARFKAYGWQVLSVDGHNPEEILAAIVEAKAESNKPTLICCKTIIGYGSPNKSGSHDCHGAPLGDDEIKATREFLNWEHAPFVIPQDINDAWNGQEKGASAEAAWHELFAGYKAAHPELAAEFERRSSGQLPENWQEYTNNYIQDLQNNPANVATRKASQNCLNSYGPILPEFIGGSADLAGSNLTLWSGSKGIEADDASGNYLFYGVREFGMSAIMNGIALHGSFIPYGATFLMFVEYARNAVRMAALMKQRSIFVYTHDSIGLGEDGPTHQPVEQIASLRMTPNLYNWRPCDAVESAVAWKMAIERVDGPTTLTFTRQNLQQQERSTEQLANIARGGYILKDCAGTPDLILIATGSEVELAMAASKELSGKNIRVVSIPCTEAFEAQDEAYRQSVLPNDVRARIAIEAGIEDYWHKYVGFDGRIIGMKTFGESAPANELFELFGFTVENVINTAKELLG
- a CDS encoding flagellar hook assembly protein FlgD: MEDKQSDHMAGSQNLLNKSQQSDSVAKQATIELQDFFANIIPEPIDTTVKHDMDTDEVFSQLLASSISQSIDEYNDKLHSNPQINSSSKALQASSLIGRSVLVEDGHFYIEYGEFATGRLQIKSKAHHIFVYVENEQGDIVRIIPLGDDLIGDVSFTWNGITRTGSVAPEGEYRFIVSCISKGKVVELKAMTYNKIIRVTFDHTSDDVWLYFENDQTMNLANVVEILKE